A single Xylanimonas cellulosilytica DSM 15894 DNA region contains:
- a CDS encoding ATP-binding protein: protein MLAAEVAQLLDALRRIGGEPETVEVKRAAGGLPASLSATLSAFSQSDGGVIVLGVDEESEFSVVPLSNPVALRNELAQMARDKMTPPLTISTDVVEVDGGQVVVAQVPPVSADLRPVFVTSQGISRGSYIRAGDDGDRHLTEAEIGLLIANRTQPCYDSEPVPGTSLRDLDRESVARTLQRVRASSATLARVDDAVALRRIGVLASADDDAEVTLGGLLVFGEYPQAHFPQLMVSAVVHPPAGDQDMRFLDNASIRGSIPEMVQATVSMIRRNLAARAVVTERGRSDQLEFPLVAVREAVVNALMHRDYSPATRGTQVQVDLFADRLEVRSPGGIFGGISVEDLGEEGVSSSRNGVLASLLSDAYLPASDSVVAENRASGVPTMIQVARDHGLPRPVFRSTVSSFVANMNRSQLLAPEVRAWIASLGIAGLTTVHEIALAMLRNGSVTNAELRQWGVDRIESGRVLRDLVERRLAIKEGGRRYARYVLDPSALTSTPHRAARPANAPTRSELASVVAALRARPGEVAAREIALATSLSRPTVAKHLNLLIAEGRVEAHGLPRSPARTYRWIG, encoded by the coding sequence ATGCTTGCCGCCGAAGTCGCACAGCTGCTCGACGCCCTACGGCGCATCGGGGGCGAGCCGGAGACCGTCGAGGTCAAGCGTGCCGCGGGCGGTCTGCCCGCCTCCCTGTCCGCGACCCTCTCGGCGTTCTCCCAGTCCGACGGCGGCGTCATCGTGCTGGGCGTCGACGAGGAGTCGGAATTCTCGGTCGTCCCGCTGAGCAACCCCGTCGCCCTGCGGAACGAGCTGGCCCAGATGGCGCGCGACAAGATGACCCCGCCGCTCACGATCTCGACCGACGTCGTCGAGGTAGACGGCGGCCAGGTTGTCGTGGCCCAGGTTCCGCCGGTGTCCGCCGACCTGCGCCCGGTGTTCGTCACCTCGCAGGGCATCTCCAGAGGGAGCTACATCCGAGCCGGTGACGACGGCGACCGGCATCTCACGGAAGCCGAGATCGGGTTGCTCATCGCGAACCGGACCCAGCCCTGCTACGACTCCGAGCCCGTCCCTGGCACGTCGCTCCGTGACCTGGACCGCGAGTCGGTGGCAAGAACCCTCCAGCGTGTTCGCGCCTCGTCAGCCACTCTCGCCCGCGTGGACGACGCGGTCGCGCTCCGGCGGATCGGCGTCCTTGCCAGTGCCGACGATGACGCCGAGGTCACGCTGGGCGGGCTGCTGGTGTTCGGCGAGTATCCCCAGGCGCACTTCCCGCAGCTGATGGTGTCGGCGGTGGTTCACCCCCCAGCCGGGGATCAGGACATGCGGTTCCTCGACAACGCGTCGATCCGCGGCTCGATCCCCGAGATGGTGCAGGCCACGGTGAGCATGATCCGCCGGAACCTCGCGGCCCGCGCGGTCGTCACTGAACGGGGCCGATCCGATCAGCTCGAGTTTCCGCTGGTCGCGGTGCGCGAGGCGGTGGTGAACGCGCTCATGCACCGTGACTACAGCCCTGCCACGCGCGGCACCCAGGTTCAGGTCGATCTCTTCGCCGACCGGCTCGAGGTCCGCAGCCCTGGCGGCATCTTTGGGGGCATATCCGTCGAGGACCTCGGCGAGGAGGGCGTGTCGTCGTCGCGCAACGGTGTGCTCGCAAGCCTCCTCTCGGACGCATATCTACCCGCCAGCGATAGCGTGGTGGCCGAGAACCGGGCGTCCGGAGTACCGACGATGATCCAGGTCGCCCGCGACCACGGGTTGCCCCGGCCAGTGTTTCGCAGCACGGTGTCCTCCTTCGTCGCGAACATGAACCGCTCGCAGCTCCTCGCACCCGAGGTCCGCGCCTGGATCGCGAGTCTCGGCATCGCCGGGCTGACAACGGTTCATGAGATCGCGCTGGCGATGCTGCGCAACGGCAGCGTGACGAACGCCGAGCTGCGACAGTGGGGCGTCGACAGGATCGAGTCCGGGCGGGTTCTGCGTGACCTCGTCGAACGACGCCTGGCCATCAAGGAGGGCGGCCGCCGCTATGCGCGATACGTGCTGGACCCGTCGGCGCTCACCTCGACACCGCACCGCGCGGCTCGCCCGGCGAACGCCCCTACCCGCTCCGAGCTCGCCTCCGTGGTCGCTGCTCTCAGAGCCCGGCCAGGCGAAGTCGCCGCACGCGAGATCGCCCTGGCGACCTCGCTCAGCCGCCCCACCGTCGCCAAGCACCTGAACCTGCTCATCGCCGAAGGCCGGGTGGAGGCGCACGGCCTCCCGCGGAGTCCCGCACGCACGTACCGCTGGATCGGGTAA
- a CDS encoding SpoIIE family protein phosphatase, translating to MKGRKFGTRLLVVILSVAVVAMGTTFALSYGELRELSRSSQQDNASLGRYATSRSKHALITQAQSYLGRLTVAQAKRYDATLERVRGDVHNLALFMTELHAQPGAFTATLPDQDADSLGDLSIGLHITSSAERTPELDQELQLVGSSYHLMRTIIQANPAIMSAYMGTTSGIMFGLAYSTHERAPEWDPRTRPWFEGARDADGFVWTDVYPDATTGGLILTGAQPFHRPDGAVAGVVAVDIPLRAVIDDLNALRIGESGHAFLIDATGTFIADTRFSSEELGQLGPSAAEYGSLLSSMASGASGVSPATVDGEDLFIGYAPLPATGWSLGVAVGAQEVLADAVSMESAITQRTDDTDAQIQERLAGLRARFVRTLPVVLLLVAALSIAVSRSITRPINKLSAGVAKVGAGDLDAKIEVGSKDEIGELATSFNRMTDDLKHHVADLARVTAEKERINSDLRIATDIQDDMLPKIFPPYSGRDDLHLATLIHPAKEVGGDFYDFFFLDEQESKIALVIADVSGKSVPAALFMVIAKTLIKNNMHLAPADVLSTVNCLLAADNGSSMFVTTYYSVLDLTTGEYTYASAGHNPPLLYRAADASVAYLDVPTSPPLGIFGGRSFGSSTLTLEPGDALLLYTDGVTEAFNGSSEMYGTERLVDDLAARIDKPAQDVVDGIHQAVAAFTDGEEQSDDITMLFCRYAAPRATD from the coding sequence GTGAAGGGCCGGAAGTTCGGCACCCGGCTGCTCGTGGTGATCCTGAGCGTCGCCGTCGTCGCCATGGGAACGACGTTCGCGCTGTCCTACGGCGAGCTGCGGGAGCTGTCCCGCTCGTCGCAGCAGGACAACGCGAGCCTGGGTCGGTACGCGACGTCGCGATCCAAGCACGCGCTCATCACCCAGGCCCAGTCGTACCTGGGGCGGCTGACGGTGGCGCAGGCCAAGCGGTACGACGCGACCCTCGAACGCGTGCGCGGCGACGTGCACAACCTTGCGCTGTTCATGACGGAGCTGCACGCACAGCCCGGCGCCTTCACCGCCACGCTGCCCGATCAGGACGCGGACAGCCTCGGTGACCTGTCGATCGGTCTGCACATCACCTCCTCCGCAGAACGGACGCCTGAGCTCGACCAGGAGCTGCAGCTCGTCGGCAGCTCGTACCACCTCATGCGGACGATCATCCAGGCCAACCCGGCGATCATGTCCGCCTACATGGGAACGACGTCCGGCATCATGTTCGGGCTCGCCTACTCGACGCACGAGCGCGCCCCGGAATGGGATCCGCGCACGCGCCCCTGGTTCGAAGGCGCCCGCGACGCCGACGGCTTCGTGTGGACCGACGTCTACCCCGACGCGACCACGGGTGGGCTCATCCTCACCGGTGCGCAGCCCTTCCACCGGCCCGACGGAGCCGTCGCCGGGGTGGTGGCGGTCGACATTCCGCTGCGCGCGGTCATCGACGACCTGAACGCCCTGCGGATCGGGGAGTCCGGTCACGCCTTCCTCATCGACGCGACCGGGACCTTCATCGCCGACACCCGGTTCTCCTCCGAGGAGCTGGGGCAGCTGGGCCCGTCCGCGGCCGAGTACGGGAGCCTCCTGAGCTCGATGGCCTCCGGTGCGTCAGGCGTGAGCCCGGCGACCGTCGACGGCGAAGACCTCTTCATCGGGTACGCGCCACTTCCGGCCACGGGCTGGTCGCTGGGCGTCGCCGTCGGTGCGCAGGAGGTCCTTGCCGACGCCGTCTCGATGGAGTCCGCGATCACGCAGCGCACCGACGACACCGACGCGCAGATCCAGGAGCGGCTGGCAGGGCTGCGCGCGCGGTTCGTGCGGACCCTTCCGGTGGTGCTGCTGCTCGTGGCGGCGCTCTCGATCGCCGTGTCACGGTCCATCACCAGGCCGATCAACAAGCTCTCCGCCGGCGTCGCCAAGGTGGGAGCAGGCGACCTCGACGCGAAGATCGAGGTCGGTTCGAAGGACGAGATCGGGGAGCTGGCCACCAGCTTCAACCGGATGACGGATGACTTGAAGCATCACGTCGCCGACCTCGCCCGGGTCACCGCGGAGAAGGAACGCATCAACTCGGACCTGCGCATCGCCACGGACATCCAGGACGACATGCTGCCGAAGATCTTCCCGCCCTACTCCGGGCGTGACGACCTGCACCTCGCCACGCTCATCCACCCCGCCAAGGAGGTGGGCGGCGACTTCTACGACTTCTTCTTCCTTGACGAGCAGGAGTCGAAGATCGCCCTGGTCATCGCGGACGTCTCGGGCAAGTCCGTACCTGCTGCGCTGTTCATGGTCATCGCCAAGACGCTGATCAAGAACAACATGCACCTGGCGCCGGCCGACGTGCTCAGCACGGTCAACTGCCTGCTGGCCGCCGACAACGGTTCGTCGATGTTCGTCACCACCTACTACTCGGTGCTCGACCTGACCACGGGGGAGTACACCTACGCGTCCGCCGGGCACAACCCGCCGCTGCTCTACCGCGCCGCAGACGCGTCCGTCGCATACCTGGACGTCCCCACCTCCCCGCCGCTGGGCATCTTCGGGGGCCGGTCGTTCGGCTCCTCGACCCTCACCCTCGAACCGGGGGACGCGCTGCTGCTCTACACGGACGGGGTCACCGAGGCGTTCAACGGGTCCTCCGAGATGTACGGGACCGAACGACTGGTCGACGACCTGGCCGCCCGCATCGACAAGCCCGCGCAGGACGTCGTCGACGGCATCCACCAGGCGGTCGCAGCCTTCACCGACGGCGAGGAACAGTCCGACGACATCACGATGCTCTTCTGCCGCTACGCGGCCCCACGGGCAACCGACTGA
- a CDS encoding ATP-binding protein — MIVRRELDAAPSAVDEVLELVDGLTAGLGETVAFDLRLACEEIFVNIVSYAYPGGTGRASLTWEHDPVARRVTVTFEDSGIPFNPLDQPAPDLGVPIAEREIGGLGIVMARQRVDEMRYERAHGRNVLTLVKECRA; from the coding sequence ATGATCGTGCGCAGGGAGCTGGACGCGGCGCCGTCGGCCGTCGACGAGGTGCTCGAGCTCGTCGACGGCCTCACGGCAGGGCTGGGGGAGACGGTCGCGTTCGATCTGAGGCTCGCCTGCGAGGAGATCTTCGTCAACATCGTCAGCTACGCGTACCCCGGCGGCACCGGGCGTGCTTCCCTCACCTGGGAGCACGACCCGGTGGCCCGCCGGGTGACCGTGACGTTCGAGGACTCCGGGATCCCGTTCAACCCCCTGGACCAGCCGGCACCCGACCTCGGCGTGCCCATCGCCGAGCGCGAGATCGGCGGCCTGGGCATCGTGATGGCCCGGCAGCGCGTCGACGAGATGCGCTACGAGCGCGCCCACGGCCGCAACGTGCTGACCCTCGTCAAGGAGTGCCGGGCGTGA
- a CDS encoding STAS domain-containing protein: MQFIQTVGETTHVVLAGKLDYATASVLMEELRTLEGQGVRRIEFDCTTLDYISSAGIRAMVYAKQKIARGVELDVVLREASANVQGVFAASGLADYFEFAA, translated from the coding sequence ATGCAGTTCATCCAGACCGTCGGCGAGACCACCCACGTGGTGCTCGCCGGCAAGCTCGACTACGCCACCGCCTCCGTGCTCATGGAGGAGCTGCGCACCCTGGAAGGCCAGGGCGTGCGGCGCATCGAGTTCGACTGCACGACGCTCGACTACATCTCCAGCGCCGGCATCCGAGCCATGGTGTACGCCAAGCAGAAGATCGCGCGCGGCGTCGAGCTCGACGTCGTGCTGCGCGAGGCGTCCGCGAACGTGCAGGGCGTGTTCGCCGCGAGCGGGCTCGCCGACTACTTCGAGTTCGCGGCCTGA
- a CDS encoding glycogen debranching protein yields the protein MLRVDSFPTHEHEGLKLRPGRVMPFGATIVEGGVNFSVYSSHATSCSLVLFRRGEADPYAVIPFTDEFRIGHVFAMVVYDLDYEDTEYGYVMDGPYDRSQGHWFDPSKVLVDPYAKVISGRDVWGAMPDDGALRPMRSRILQNDFDWQGDVPLETPMEDLVIYETHVRGLTAHPSSGVRYPGTFAAVREKIPYLKELGVNAVELLPVFEFDEFENWRPSADGEGRLLNYWGYSTVGFFAPKAGLAATGHLGMQADELKALVRDLHRNGIEVILDVVFNHTAEGNENGPYISFRGIDNKTYYLLTPDGWYYNFSGCGNTLNCNNPVVRNMILDCLRYWASEYHVDGFRFDLASILGRDQDGAPLASPPLLESLAFDPVLGKCKLIAEAWDAGGMYQVGTFPSWGRWTEWNGRYRDDVRRFLKGDGGVTWLAAQAMQGSPHVYDPAHRGHCASVNFITAHDGFTLMDLFSYNDKQNLANGEDNRDGANDNQSWDCVLPGASAEQTEALRRKMVKNALTVLLLSHGVPMLLAGDEFGNTQGGNNNTYCQDNETGWLDWGDLDRNRDLFEYAKKLIALRHAHRCLRSSATTTPTAHGYPPVSVHGVVPWQAEYWGNTLAVLFSGDDAFVHVVMNMHWEDVDFTLPGLPPGFTWRLELASDDDTAYPGDGAVRMPSRSTAVFTATPATIFTPEGN from the coding sequence GTGCTGAGAGTCGACTCCTTCCCCACCCACGAGCACGAGGGCCTCAAGCTGCGCCCCGGCCGGGTGATGCCGTTCGGCGCCACCATCGTCGAGGGCGGCGTGAACTTCAGCGTCTACTCGAGCCATGCGACGTCGTGCAGCCTGGTGCTGTTCCGCCGCGGCGAGGCGGACCCGTACGCCGTCATCCCGTTCACCGACGAGTTCCGCATCGGCCACGTGTTCGCGATGGTGGTCTACGACCTCGACTACGAGGACACCGAGTACGGCTACGTCATGGACGGCCCGTACGACCGGTCGCAGGGGCACTGGTTCGACCCGAGCAAGGTCCTGGTCGACCCGTACGCCAAGGTCATCTCCGGCCGCGACGTGTGGGGCGCCATGCCCGACGACGGTGCGCTGCGCCCGATGCGGTCGCGGATCCTGCAGAACGACTTCGACTGGCAGGGCGACGTGCCGCTCGAGACGCCGATGGAAGACCTGGTCATCTACGAGACGCACGTGCGCGGCCTGACGGCGCACCCGTCGTCGGGCGTGCGCTACCCGGGCACGTTCGCCGCGGTGCGCGAGAAGATCCCGTACCTCAAGGAGCTGGGCGTCAACGCCGTCGAGCTGCTGCCCGTCTTCGAGTTCGACGAGTTCGAGAACTGGCGGCCCTCCGCCGACGGCGAGGGGCGGCTGCTGAACTACTGGGGCTACTCCACCGTCGGGTTCTTCGCACCCAAGGCCGGGCTGGCCGCGACCGGCCACCTGGGCATGCAGGCCGACGAGCTCAAGGCACTGGTGCGCGACCTGCACCGCAACGGCATCGAGGTGATCCTCGACGTCGTCTTCAACCACACCGCCGAGGGCAACGAGAACGGGCCCTACATCTCGTTCCGCGGCATCGACAACAAGACGTACTACCTGCTCACCCCCGACGGCTGGTACTACAACTTCTCCGGCTGCGGCAACACGCTCAACTGCAACAACCCCGTGGTGCGGAACATGATCCTGGACTGCCTGCGCTACTGGGCGTCCGAGTACCACGTCGACGGGTTCCGGTTCGACCTCGCCTCCATCCTGGGGCGCGACCAGGACGGGGCGCCGCTCGCGAGCCCGCCGCTGCTGGAGTCGTTGGCGTTCGACCCGGTGCTGGGCAAGTGCAAGCTCATCGCCGAGGCGTGGGACGCCGGCGGCATGTACCAGGTGGGCACCTTCCCGTCCTGGGGCCGCTGGACCGAGTGGAACGGCCGGTACCGCGACGACGTCCGCCGCTTCCTCAAGGGCGACGGCGGCGTCACCTGGCTGGCCGCCCAGGCCATGCAGGGCTCGCCGCACGTCTACGACCCCGCCCACCGGGGGCACTGCGCGTCGGTCAACTTCATCACCGCGCACGACGGGTTCACCCTCATGGACCTGTTCAGCTACAACGACAAGCAGAACCTGGCCAACGGTGAGGACAACCGCGACGGCGCGAACGACAACCAGTCGTGGGACTGCGTGCTGCCGGGTGCCAGCGCGGAGCAGACAGAGGCGCTGCGCCGAAAGATGGTCAAGAACGCTCTCACGGTGCTGCTGCTCAGCCACGGCGTGCCGATGCTGCTCGCCGGCGACGAGTTCGGCAACACCCAGGGCGGGAACAACAACACGTACTGCCAGGACAACGAGACCGGCTGGCTCGACTGGGGCGACCTGGACCGCAACCGCGACCTCTTCGAGTACGCGAAGAAGCTCATCGCGCTGCGGCACGCCCACCGCTGCCTGCGCAGCTCCGCCACCACGACCCCCACCGCGCACGGCTACCCGCCGGTGTCCGTCCACGGCGTCGTGCCCTGGCAGGCCGAGTACTGGGGGAACACGCTCGCCGTGCTGTTCAGCGGCGACGACGCGTTCGTCCACGTCGTCATGAACATGCACTGGGAGGACGTGGACTTCACCCTGCCCGGGCTGCCGCCCGGCTTCACCTGGCGTCTCGAGCTCGCGTCCGACGACGACACCGCCTACCCCGGTGACGGCGCCGTGCGGATGCCGTCACGCTCCACCGCGGTCTTCACCGCCACCCCCGCCACCATCTTCACCCCGGAAGGGAACTGA
- a CDS encoding STAS domain-containing protein codes for MDTSTTTVDGVVVVTLTGKLDNTGSQTAQAALVPAIVPGGALVIDMTACDYVASSGLRVLLIAAKQAAMAGCRAVLCGVRPAVWDVIVMTGFEDVLAAYPTQADALSALAVAA; via the coding sequence ATGGACACCTCCACCACGACCGTCGACGGCGTCGTCGTCGTCACCCTGACGGGGAAGCTCGACAACACCGGCTCCCAGACCGCGCAGGCCGCCCTCGTCCCCGCCATCGTGCCCGGGGGAGCGCTCGTCATCGACATGACCGCCTGCGACTACGTCGCCTCCTCCGGGCTGCGCGTGCTGCTCATCGCCGCCAAGCAGGCGGCGATGGCCGGCTGCCGGGCGGTGCTCTGCGGGGTGCGGCCCGCGGTCTGGGACGTCATCGTCATGACGGGCTTCGAGGACGTTCTCGCCGCCTACCCGACCCAGGCCGACGCGTTGTCCGCGCTGGCCGTGGCAGCGTAG
- a CDS encoding AGE family epimerase/isomerase gives MHYSFSDSIGGYVQSFDRDAGSFVLTTSDGRDVTIKLTPTLYAKMLRNLGEPWFDTTAATPEMLTPGRFLFAYGTYYPDVPGVLEAQHIDFVGRDAARWRFEEPDWWIKQAKSIAEFFVRAQFDVDGDKVKIDYSTYRTNLSLSGQRLASFRQETDTISRLVYGFASTYLLTGEDVFLEAAEAGSTYLRDHMRFYDTDEDVAYWYHGIDVHGTRETKVFASEFGDDYDAVPMYEQIYALAGPTQTYRITGDPAIRKDIDLTLGLFERFFKDHDKGGYYSHVDPISLSPHAESLGKNKAKKNWNSVGDHAPAYLINLWLATGAEEHKEFLKYTADCIADHFPDYEHSPFVNERFFDDWSRDLTWDWQQNRAVVGHNLKIAWNLMRIHSIAPEPRYVELAEKIADLMPEYGMDAQRGGWYDVVEREIPEGETQPRFVWHDRKAWWQQEQGILAYEILYGILGKPEYLKYARESAAFYSNYFLDHEDGAVYFNVLANGLPYALGTERQKGSHSMSGYHSIELAYLAQTYTNLLATGKPLDLHFKPLPGGFPDGILRVSPDILPTGSVKIAAVTVDGEPWTAYDSHDLTVTLPQVSHRPKIKVTLEPTAAQNTAAQNTAAQNGA, from the coding sequence ATGCACTACTCCTTCTCTGACTCCATCGGCGGCTACGTCCAGTCCTTCGACCGGGACGCCGGCTCGTTCGTGCTCACCACGAGCGACGGCCGCGACGTGACGATCAAGCTCACGCCCACCCTCTACGCGAAGATGCTCCGCAACCTGGGCGAGCCGTGGTTCGACACCACGGCGGCGACGCCTGAGATGCTCACCCCCGGCCGGTTCCTGTTCGCCTACGGGACGTACTACCCGGACGTCCCGGGCGTGCTGGAGGCCCAGCACATCGACTTCGTCGGCCGCGACGCGGCGCGCTGGCGGTTCGAGGAGCCCGACTGGTGGATCAAGCAGGCCAAGTCCATCGCCGAGTTCTTCGTCCGGGCCCAGTTCGACGTCGACGGCGACAAGGTCAAGATCGACTACAGCACGTACCGCACCAACCTGTCCCTCAGCGGTCAGCGGCTCGCCAGCTTCCGGCAGGAGACGGACACCATCTCCCGCCTGGTCTACGGCTTCGCGAGCACCTACCTGCTCACGGGCGAGGACGTGTTCCTCGAGGCGGCCGAGGCGGGCTCGACGTACCTGCGCGACCACATGCGCTTCTACGACACGGACGAGGACGTGGCGTACTGGTACCACGGCATCGACGTGCACGGCACCCGCGAGACCAAGGTGTTCGCCTCGGAGTTCGGTGACGACTACGACGCGGTGCCCATGTACGAGCAGATCTACGCGCTCGCCGGCCCCACGCAGACCTACCGCATCACCGGCGACCCGGCGATCCGCAAGGACATCGACCTGACGCTCGGCCTGTTCGAGCGGTTCTTCAAGGACCACGACAAGGGCGGCTACTACTCGCACGTCGACCCCATCAGCCTGAGCCCGCACGCCGAGTCGCTGGGCAAGAACAAGGCCAAGAAGAACTGGAACTCGGTGGGCGACCACGCCCCCGCGTACCTGATCAACCTGTGGCTGGCCACGGGCGCCGAGGAGCACAAGGAGTTCCTCAAGTACACCGCCGACTGCATCGCCGACCACTTCCCCGACTACGAGCACAGCCCCTTCGTCAACGAGCGTTTCTTCGACGACTGGAGCCGGGACCTCACGTGGGACTGGCAGCAGAACCGGGCCGTGGTGGGGCACAACCTCAAGATCGCGTGGAACCTCATGCGCATCCACTCGATCGCGCCCGAGCCCCGGTACGTGGAGCTGGCGGAGAAGATCGCCGACCTCATGCCGGAGTACGGCATGGACGCCCAGCGAGGCGGCTGGTACGACGTCGTCGAGCGGGAGATCCCCGAGGGCGAGACGCAGCCACGCTTCGTGTGGCACGACCGCAAGGCGTGGTGGCAGCAGGAGCAGGGCATCCTCGCCTACGAGATCCTCTACGGGATCCTCGGCAAGCCGGAGTACCTCAAGTACGCCCGCGAGTCTGCCGCGTTCTACAGCAACTACTTCCTCGACCACGAGGACGGCGCGGTCTACTTCAACGTGCTGGCCAACGGGCTCCCGTACGCGCTGGGCACCGAGCGGCAGAAGGGCAGCCACTCGATGAGCGGCTACCACTCCATCGAGCTCGCCTACCTCGCGCAGACGTACACCAACCTGCTGGCCACCGGGAAGCCGCTGGACCTGCACTTCAAGCCGCTGCCGGGCGGGTTCCCCGACGGCATCCTGCGGGTCTCGCCGGACATCCTGCCCACCGGCAGCGTGAAGATCGCGGCCGTCACCGTCGACGGCGAGCCGTGGACCGCCTACGACTCCCACGACCTGACGGTCACGCTGCCGCAGGTCAGCCACCGCCCGAAGATCAAGGTCACCCTCGAGCCGACCGCCGCGCAGAACACGGCGGCGCAGAACACCGCCGCGCAGAACGGAGCCTGA
- a CDS encoding DJ-1/PfpI family protein produces the protein MTKVAVLLENRFLDQEIVYYQHRFAEAGIDVDFLTRLWGQPSLTFTGLELGLKVEVDKSFENLDDDALDEYGAVIVPSGYVADQLLYAEKPGDLSPAAQLVQRLMGRPHILKAAICHSLWLWTPIPQHLNGRRVTCHNNVVGSVTNTGAVYTDQDIVVDGDLVTARTGGMFAGLAKTVIERLATIETKDLN, from the coding sequence ATGACCAAGGTCGCCGTCCTCCTGGAGAACCGGTTCCTCGACCAGGAGATCGTCTACTACCAGCACCGCTTCGCCGAGGCGGGCATCGACGTCGACTTCCTCACCCGCCTGTGGGGGCAGCCCAGCCTGACCTTCACGGGCCTGGAGCTGGGCCTGAAGGTCGAGGTCGACAAGAGCTTCGAGAACCTCGACGACGACGCCCTCGACGAGTACGGCGCCGTCATCGTCCCCTCCGGCTACGTGGCCGACCAGCTCCTGTATGCGGAGAAGCCCGGCGACCTGTCGCCCGCGGCGCAGCTCGTCCAGCGCCTGATGGGACGCCCGCACATCCTCAAGGCCGCCATCTGCCACTCGCTGTGGCTCTGGACCCCCATCCCGCAGCACCTGAACGGCCGCCGCGTGACCTGCCACAACAACGTCGTCGGCAGCGTCACCAACACGGGCGCCGTGTACACCGACCAGGACATCGTCGTCGACGGCGACCTCGTGACGGCCCGCACCGGCGGCATGTTCGCCGGGCTCGCGAAGACCGTCATCGAGCGGCTCGCGACGATCGAGACAAAGGACCTCAACTGA
- a CDS encoding ankyrin repeat domain-containing protein, with the protein MNVSTSLPPLMAASCRGDIGAVRRLLAEGADVNVVDPLGGATALHKACQGGQLDVVRLLVEAGAFINATVRSTGHTPLAEAIWFKHVDCVRYLLDADCVVGIRSNYGFELVEHLTYQLGVNASVATEYEKLATIKALVEARADRDRNAYVESPLLQAVVDDDAARAKALLSAGADVDVRFPAVGGFNDGHTPLHVATRDNGVELCRVLLAAGADVNAVEPVFGAVPLHKATYNGNAEILALLLAQDDVDVDFQGYTNGYTALHDALWHGFEECAAMLLDHGVRLDIEGHDGKLAVDVATDVFGADAAITRRIRTAGAVAA; encoded by the coding sequence ATGAACGTGTCCACGAGTCTGCCGCCGCTGATGGCGGCGTCCTGCCGGGGCGACATCGGTGCGGTCCGGCGGCTGCTGGCGGAGGGTGCGGACGTCAACGTCGTCGACCCCCTCGGTGGCGCGACGGCGCTCCACAAGGCCTGCCAGGGCGGGCAGCTCGACGTCGTCCGGCTGCTGGTCGAAGCGGGAGCGTTCATCAATGCGACCGTGCGCAGCACGGGGCACACACCCCTTGCCGAGGCGATCTGGTTCAAGCACGTGGACTGCGTGCGGTACTTGCTCGACGCCGACTGCGTGGTCGGGATCCGGAGCAACTACGGCTTCGAGCTCGTGGAGCACCTGACCTACCAGCTGGGCGTCAACGCGAGCGTGGCCACGGAGTACGAGAAGCTCGCGACGATCAAGGCCCTCGTCGAGGCGCGCGCCGACCGTGACCGGAACGCGTACGTCGAGTCCCCGCTGCTCCAGGCCGTGGTGGACGACGACGCCGCCCGGGCGAAGGCGCTGCTGAGCGCGGGTGCCGACGTCGACGTCCGCTTCCCGGCGGTGGGCGGCTTCAACGACGGCCACACCCCGCTCCACGTGGCCACCCGCGACAACGGCGTCGAGCTGTGCCGGGTCCTGCTCGCGGCGGGCGCCGACGTCAACGCCGTCGAACCCGTCTTCGGCGCCGTCCCCCTGCACAAGGCGACCTACAACGGGAACGCGGAGATCCTCGCCCTGCTGCTCGCGCAGGACGACGTCGACGTGGACTTCCAGGGCTACACGAACGGCTACACGGCCCTGCACGACGCCCTGTGGCACGGCTTCGAGGAGTGCGCCGCGATGCTGCTGGACCACGGCGTGCGCCTGGACATCGAGGGGCACGACGGCAAGCTCGCCGTCGACGTCGCCACCGACGTGTTCGGTGCCGACGCGGCGATCACCCGCCGGATCCGGACTGCCGGGGCGGTGGCCGCATGA
- a CDS encoding nuclear transport factor 2 family protein, translating into MRSTYKVIEKWFDCLENKRYDELLDMVDENVHWVNCRPVPGVNDVVPWLGEFYTKADVIASFERFGSAATPVSFTLHDIHVDGEFALSHVHEVCEVLKNGKTFEVNDIFKMQVKDGKVVYWESFWDPSGAIKAFTETGE; encoded by the coding sequence ATGCGTAGCACGTACAAGGTGATCGAGAAGTGGTTCGACTGCCTCGAGAACAAGAGGTACGACGAGCTCTTGGACATGGTGGACGAGAACGTCCACTGGGTGAACTGCCGCCCGGTGCCGGGGGTCAACGACGTCGTCCCGTGGCTCGGCGAGTTCTACACCAAGGCGGACGTCATCGCGAGCTTCGAGCGGTTCGGGTCGGCTGCGACTCCGGTGTCGTTCACGCTGCACGACATCCATGTCGACGGCGAGTTCGCCCTCAGCCATGTGCACGAGGTGTGCGAGGTCCTGAAGAACGGCAAGACGTTCGAGGTCAACGACATCTTCAAGATGCAGGTGAAGGACGGCAAGGTCGTGTACTGGGAGAGCTTCTGGGACCCCTCCGGGGCGATCAAGGCCTTCACGGAGACCGGCGAATGA